The Coriobacteriia bacterium genome window below encodes:
- the rpmG gene encoding 50S ribosomal protein L33, whose amino-acid sequence MRTLVTLACTECKRRNYTTNKSKQNNPERIEYKKYCKWCKTHTVHKETR is encoded by the coding sequence ATGCGAACGCTGGTTACGCTGGCATGCACTGAGTGCAAGCGCCGGAACTACACCACCAATAAGAGCAAGCAGAACAACCCGGAACGCATCGAGTACAAGAAGTACTGCAAGTGGTGCAAGACCCACACTGTTCACAAAGAGACCCGATAG
- the tuf gene encoding elongation factor Tu, with protein MAKKKFERTKLHVNVGTIGHVDHGKTTLTAAITKRQAEKGFADFTPFDQIDKAPEERERGITIAIAHVEYQTATRHYAHVDCPGHADYVKNMITGAAQMDGAILVIAATDGPMAQTREHILLARQVGVPYIVVFLNKCDMVDDEELIELVEMEVRELLSDNEFPGDDTPIIRGSALKALEGDQEWVSGIDELMNAIDTFIPDPIRDTDKPFLMAVEDVFTITGRGTVATGRVERGKVHVGDDVEIVGIHTTRKTVVTGVEMFRKLLDEAQAGDNIGVLLRGVARTDIERGQVLCKPGSITPHSDFMGQVYILTKEEGGRHTPFFDGYRPQFYFRTTDVTGVAHLPEGTEMVMPGDNVVVRGELINPIAMEEGLRFAIREGGRTVGSGRVIEILK; from the coding sequence ATGGCGAAGAAGAAGTTCGAGCGCACCAAGCTGCACGTCAACGTGGGTACCATCGGTCACGTCGACCACGGTAAGACTACGCTTACCGCAGCCATCACCAAGCGTCAGGCGGAGAAGGGTTTCGCTGACTTCACCCCGTTCGACCAGATCGACAAGGCTCCCGAAGAGCGCGAGCGCGGTATCACTATCGCTATCGCTCACGTCGAGTACCAGACCGCAACTCGCCACTATGCGCATGTTGACTGCCCGGGTCACGCTGACTACGTCAAGAACATGATCACCGGTGCCGCACAGATGGACGGCGCAATCCTGGTCATCGCTGCGACCGATGGCCCGATGGCCCAGACCCGTGAGCACATTCTGCTTGCCCGTCAGGTCGGCGTTCCCTACATCGTTGTCTTCCTCAACAAGTGCGACATGGTTGACGACGAAGAGCTCATCGAGCTTGTCGAGATGGAAGTTCGCGAGCTGCTCTCCGACAACGAGTTCCCCGGCGACGACACCCCGATCATCCGTGGTTCGGCGCTCAAGGCCCTCGAGGGCGATCAGGAATGGGTCTCCGGCATCGATGAGCTTATGAATGCCATCGATACTTTCATTCCCGATCCCATTCGCGACACCGACAAGCCGTTCCTCATGGCTGTTGAGGACGTCTTCACGATCACCGGCCGCGGTACTGTAGCTACCGGTCGTGTCGAGCGTGGCAAGGTTCATGTCGGCGACGATGTTGAGATCGTCGGCATTCACACCACCCGCAAGACAGTAGTCACGGGCGTTGAGATGTTCCGCAAGCTCCTCGATGAGGCGCAGGCCGGCGACAACATCGGCGTTCTGCTCCGCGGCGTTGCGCGCACGGACATCGAGCGCGGCCAGGTTCTGTGCAAGCCGGGCTCGATCACCCCGCACTCCGACTTCATGGGCCAGGTCTACATCCTGACCAAGGAGGAAGGCGGCCGTCACACCCCGTTCTTCGATGGCTATCGCCCGCAGTTCTACTTCCGTACCACCGATGTTACCGGTGTTGCGCACCTCCCCGAGGGCACCGAGATGGTTATGCCGGGCGACAACGTTGTCGTTCGCGGCGAGCTCATCAACCCGATCGCCATGGAGGAAGGCCTGCGCTTCGCCATCCGCGAGGGTGGTCGCACCGTTGGCTCAGGTCGAGTTATCGAGATCCTGAAGTAG